From the genome of Streptomyces spinoverrucosus:
GGATGTGGGTGTGGGTATGGGTGTGCTGGATGCGGTGGTACTGGGGTGGGAGGAGGGGGTACTGGTGGCGCGCGTGGTCGGCAACGACGTGATCGCCACCGTCATGCGGGGCGGCTGAACGGGCTGGGCGATCTGATCGGGTTGGCGGTTGTCGTCCGGCAGCACGGCGACCCCGGCTGCGACGACAGCCGCAACGACCGCGACGGCGCTCACCACCCGCCGGCCACGCCGTACCGGGGCCGCTGTCCGACGCTCAAGTCTCGGCGAGTGTGCGGCAGCGGGAAGAGCGGCGGTCATCGCCGCAGGCGCTGTCACGGCATCGGAACGAGGCGTCTGACACTCGGGCCGTACGTGGGTGGGAGCGGTGGCGAGGTAGGCCGCGCTGCCCCACCCGAGAAGGGCGTCGGCCAGGGCGCCGCGCGGATCCTGATTCACCCGAAACAACTGGGCCACTGCCAGGGTGCAGCAGGAACAGACACTCATGTGCTGTTCCAGATCCAGACTGCGGCGCAGGTCACCTGGTTCTGTGGCGGCTTCGATGAGACGTTGGAAGCGCCCGCACGTCTGGCTGCCGTTCCGTTTCAGGTGGGCGTTCAGGTAGGCCCTGCGAATCGCCTTGTGAGCCGATGCCCGCAGCATGTCCACCGCGCTCGCCTCCACACCCAGCAGGACAGCGACCTCGGCGTCGGACTCGTCCTCGATCAGGGCATGCCACAAAACGCCCCGGGTCCGCTCGGGCAGGCTGTGGAAGGCCTCGAGCATGGCAGCGTCCTGCGGTCGCGTGCCGATGGGCCGCCGCAGCGGTCGGATGCGGAGCGGGCTGCCGGCTGCCTCGATGCAGGCGACGAGGCCGGGAGCGAGCTGGCCGCGTCTGCTGTCCGAGGACCAGCTCACGGCGCTCTGCTGGACCAGGACAAGCAGTCGGTGGCGCCAGGCTCCCGGTGCGTTGATACCGCGGCGTATCCCGCGGATTGCCAACGTGAAGGCCCGGGCGGCCAGTTCGGCGGCCGCGCCGGAACTCCGACTGCACAGTCGGGCGTAGGCCAGTACGGCGGGAAAGTGACGGCGGCGGAACTCCTGGGCCGCCGGCATCGCGACCGCAACCCGTCCACGCATGCGCTCGACAAGATCGGCGTCGGGGAGAGTCTCCACTGACCGCAGCCGATCGGTGGCTGGATCGCCGTGGCCTGGTTCCGGCACGCGCATGCCTCCTCATGTCCCTCGTCTTCGAGCGACAACTATTTGACAGGTGTATACTGCCTCGGCCGTCGCGCGGCAAGCCATAGGTGACCCACCGTCCGCTCACCTACCGCGCGACCAGGGGGCTCGGCAGCTCGCGCCTGGGCGACATCACGGTCGGCGACCAAACAGGACGCACGCCACCCTTCGCGCAAGGCGCAATCGGATTCTGGGGCTCATGGCGGATGGGCGCGAAGCGGCGTCCCGACTCCCCCCGCGCGACATCCGGAAATGGATGTTTCAGGACCTGAACGAACACCCACCGACCGAACGGTCACCACGCCAATGCAATGCTAATATACAGATGTCAAATAGATGGTTTAGCCATTAGCAGGAGCAGTCATGGAACAACGAGCACTGGGCAGCCAGGGCCTGACCGTCGGCGTGCAGGGTCTTGGCTGCATGGGAATGAGCGTCTTCTACGGCACCGCGGACGAGGCCGAGTCGCTCGCCACCATCGACCGTGCGCTGGAGCTGGGTGTCACCCTGCTGGACACAGCTGAGAGTTACGGCCCCTTCGTCAACGAGCAACTGCTCGGCAAGGCGCTGGCAGGCCGCCGGGAGGCCGCAGTCGTGGCCACCAAGACGGGCGTCGAGATCAGCGACGACGGTCAGATGGGCGATCTCAACGGCCGGCCGGAGTATGTGCGCCGGGCGCTGGAGCGTTCGCTGCGGCATCTGGGCATGGAGTATGTCGACCTGTACTACCTGCACCGGATCGATCCGAAGGTGCCCGTCGAGGAGACCGTCGGCGCGCTGGCCGAGTTGGTCACCGAGGGCAAGGTGCGCCACATCGGTGTGTGCGAGGCGTCCGCGAGCACGATCCGGCGTGCGCATGCCGTGCACCCTCTGACCGCGGTGCAGACCGAGTACTCGCTCTTCGAGCGCGGCATCGAGCAGGACCAAGTCCTTTCCACCCTGAAGGAGTTGGGGATCGGCCTGGTTGCCTACTCCCCGCTGGGCCGCGGATTCCTGTCGGGCGCGATCACCAGCCCGGACGACTTCGCCGCAGACGACTGGCGCCGGACCGACCCCCGGTTCCAGGGCGAGAACTTCGGCCGCAACCTGGACGTCGTCCGCGAAGTCCGCCGTCTCGCGTCCGCCAAGGACATCACTCCCTCTCAGCTGGCGCTCGCCTGGGTTCAGCAGCAAGGCGCCGTCGGGATTCCTGGCACCAAGCGCCGCCCCTATCTGGAGGAGAACGTCGCCGCGACCGCGGTGACCCTCACCGCCGAGGACATCGCCGCGATCGAGGCGGTCGCGCCGCATGGCGTGGTCTCCGGTGACCGCTACGCGCCCGAGTTCATGGGCACGCTCAACGGCTGAGAACCGGCCCGCACCTCGGCCCCACGTTCACCGCGGGCCCAAAGCTCTCGAAATATCGCGGCTCAGGCTGTCGTACGAAAGGACGGGCCATGCCCCACCTGGCCAACCGATCCCGAATCACTGTCGGCGCAACGACGATCACCTATGTTCCCGATGGATACGGCGCCCACAATCCCGACGTCCTGTTCCCGGGAGTGGACTGGACGACGCGGCCCGGCCACCTCGAAGACGGCCGCCTCGTCCTGTCGTTCGGGTCCTTCCTGATACGCGCGGGAGACCGGAAGATCCTTGTGGATCTCGCCGCGGGCAAGATCGACGTGGACGTGCCCGGCGTCGCTCAGCTCAAGAGCGGTGCCCTTCTGCGGAGCCTCGCCGCGGAAGGGCTGTCAGCCGGCGACATCGATACGGTGGTCTACACCCACCTGCACCTCGATCACGTCGGCTGGACCAGCGACGTCGCGCCGCTCCCGAACGCGCCCGCGGCAAAGTCGCCCACCGGCCTCACCTTCGGCCGTGCCCGCCATCTCATGTCGGAGGACGAGTGGCAGTACTGGTCGACGCGGACCGGTGAAATGGGCGGCCCGGATGCCGAGGCTGTGCTCAAACCACTCGACGGCGTCGTGGAGTTCGTCAAGAGCGGCGACGCGATCGCGCCCGGCGTCACCGTCGAGGCCACGCCGGGGCACACCCCCGGGCACCTGGCGATCGTCGTCTCGGACCCGTCGGGCGTCAGCAGCGAATCGGTCTACATCGCGGGAGACATCCTTCACTCTCCGGCGCAGATCCCCGACCCTGCCCTGGTGTTCTCCTCCGATGTCGCTCCGGACCAGGCCCGAGCGGTACGCGACCGTGTGCTCAAGCGGCCGGACACCGTCATCGCAGCCGGGCACTTCACCGGCGGTGTGTTCGGGCGTGTCACGTCGGTGGGCGACGCGCACGTGTGGACGCCTGTCGGCGACGTGCCGCCCTCGCGGTAACTCGGCCCAGGGCCGCCCCCATTCTTCAGAGCCGGCGGCGCCGACCGCGATCAGCACACGAGCGCGGGTCGAAGCCCCGGCGTGACCAAGTCAGGAGTCCCCACGTCATGTCCGTGCCGCAGACGCCTCGTATGTTCGGGGCAAACACAACCGCCGCCGAAGTCGTCGACGGTGTCGACCTGCACGGCCGCCGGGCCGTGGTGACCGGAGCCAGTTCCGGAATCGGAGTGGAGACGGCCCGGGCGCTGGCATCGGCGGGCGCCGACGTCACCCTGGCCGTGCGGGACACTACAGCGGGCGCACGCGCGGCCGCGCGCCTTGAGGCAGAACTGCCGCCGACCTCGGGAAAGTTCACGGTGGCGCAGCTCGACCTGGCCGACCGGTCGACAGTCTCGGCGTTCGTGGCCGACTGGACGGGCCCGCTGCACATCCTGGTCTGCAATGCCGGGGTGATGGCCCTTCCGGACCTCACCCGCACCCCGGACGGCCAGGAAACCCAGTTCGCCGTCAACCACCTCGGCCATTTCGCCCTCGCCGTAGGGCTGCACGCGACACTCGCGGCCGCAGAGGGCGCCCGGCTGGTGTCGGTGAGTTCCATCGGACACCTCTTCTCACCGGTCGTCTTCGACGACCTCGCCTACCGGTTCCGCCCCTACGACCCATGGACCTCCTACGGGCAGTCGAAGACCGCCAACGTCCTGTTCGCCGTCGAGGCCGCCCAGCGATGGGCCGACGACGGCATCACCGCCAACGCGCTGATGCCGGGCAACGTGGCAGGTACTTCCCTGGCCCGGCACATGACCGGCGAACAGCTCTCCGCTTTCGCCGACACCACCGGGCTGGCACTGCCACCGCAGAAGACCGTCCAGCAGGGAGCAGCCACCTCGGTGCTGCTGGCGGCCTCACCGACAGTGGACGGCGTAACCGGCCGCTACTTCGAGGACTGCGCGCAGGCCGCGCCGGTCGCCCAACGCGCCGGCGCTGTCAGCGGAGTCGCACGCTACGCACTCGACCCGGACAACGCGGCCCGGCTGTGGGCCGTGTCCGACGCCCTCGTCCGGTAGCCGCCGGCATGTCCTCACAGCATGAAGCCTGGGCCCGGCTGCGCCGACAGCTGTGGCAGCCTCCACGCGCCCACGGACAACAGCCGCAGCACCGGGTGGTCGGGCCCTTGGAGTTGTTCTACGACCTGATCGTGGTCGTGCTGGTCGGCCAGGCCGCTCACCACTTCGCCGGACACCTCACCTGGCACGGGCTGGGCGAGTTCGCCACGGTGTTCGCCCTGGTGTGGATCGCCTGGCTCAACGGCACGCTGCACCATGACCTGCATGGTTACGACGACGCCCGGGGCCGGATCATGTTCCTGCTGCAGATCCTTGTTCTCGTCCCTCTCGGAGCGTTCATCCCCGAGGCCGGCGGCGAACGAGGAGGCGCCTTCGCCGTCAGTGCGGGAGTTCTTTTCGCCGTACTGGCATTGGTCTGGTTCCTTGCCGGACGCGGAGGCCCGGTCGAATTTCGCACGTCCAGCCGGATGTACGTAACCGCGACGGCCGCCTGCGCGGTCGTCCTCGCGGGGAGCGCCTTCCTCCCTGCGGAAGATCGTGTGCTGGCGTGGGCGCTGCTGGCCGTCGCCTACCTTCTCGGGTTCGCGGCCGTCATAGCCAAAGTTCCTCCGGCCCAGGCGGCTGCCCTCACCGTCACGGACGCCCTGACCGAGCGATTCGGGCTGCTCCTCATCATCGTGCTGGGCGAAACCGTCCTGGGCGTGGTCGACGGACTGGCCGAGGTGCCGACCAGCGTCATGGGGATCGCGGTCGGGCTTGTCGCCGTCGTGGTCGGTTTCGGCGCATGGTGGACGTACTTCGACTTCGCCGGTCACCGTCAGCCCAGGCGAACTCGCGTGGCCACCGTGCAGTGGATGATCCTGCATCTGCCCCTCACGGCAGCCGTGACCGCGATGGGGGCCGCGATGGTCACGCTCGTCGAGCACGCGCACGACGACCGGACGCCCCCCGCGACGGCCTGGGTCCTCTGCGTGGGCGTCGGCGTGGTGCTGTGCACGACGATGCTCCTGGCGACAAGCCTGAAAGTCTGGGAACGCGACCGCGGGCTCTACCGGCCGCTTGCCTACCTCAGCGTCGCCTCGTCCCTCGTGGCCCTGGCTCTCGGCGCCGCGCGTCCGGCGCCTCTGATATTGGGGCTCGCGCTCGTCCTTCTTCTCGGAATCCCATGGATGTTCGCCATAGCACACCGTCTCACTCAGGCGGAATCGGCCGCGGCATGACCGCCTGCTCAGCTACAGAACCCAGCACCCTCCCACTACCTCTACCTGGAGCCCGTCTGTGAACGTCACTGTCTTCGGCGCGTCCGGCATGATCGGACACGGCGTACTGCGCGCCTGTCTCCTCGACCCAGCTGTCACGCGGGTCCAGGTGGTCGCCCGCAGCCCGCTCGGCATCAGCCATCCCAAGCTGCAGGAAGTCATCCACCAGGACTTCACTGACCTGTCCCCCATCACCGGGCAACTGGCCGGTCAGGACGCCTGCTTCTACTGTCTCGGCGTCTCCTCCGCCGGCCGCGGCGAGGCCGAGTACACCCGCATCACCTACGACTACACGCTCGCCGCCGCACGTGCCGTCGCCGCGTCCAACCCGGCAGTGACCTTCACGTACGTCTCGGGAGAGGGCACCGACAGCAGCGAACAGGGCCGGGTCATGTGGGCCCGCGTCAAGGGCCGCACCGAGAACGCCCTGCTGGCCATGCCGATGAACGCGTACATGTTCCGTCCCGGCTACATCCACCCCCGCAACGGAGCGGTTTCCAGGACACCGTCGTACCGCGTCCTCTACACCCTCACCTCATGGCTCTACCCACTGCTGCACCGTCTCTCCCCCGGGCACACGACGACCACCGAGCACATCGGCCGTGCCATGCTCGCCGTCACCCGACCCGGAGTGGTCGAGCAGCGGATCCTGTACAGCCGGGACATCAACCGCCTGGGCGGTGAGAGCGGGGCCTCCGCGACAAAGTCAGCCTGACCCGGGCGACGGCCTTGGGCGGTCACGGCCGGCACGGGCTGGCGTCACACTCCCATGGGCACCGCTCGTGGGCAGGTCCGGAGCTCCACGCAACGGGGTGGACAGTCACGCGACCCGAATCTAATTGACAGGTGTATATTGGCGCTGTAGCGCGTGATGGCTGTGGGCTGCGGCGGTCAGCCGGTCCGGCGTCCCGGCGTCCTCGTCGCCGGCCACGACACCGCGGTCCTCCCGGCCAGCGGGCGAAAGTGCGTATCTCACCTCCACCGGAACGACCATTACACCGGAACGACCATGAGTCGCTTCAGCTCCCAAGACCCGGGATCACAGGCTCAGGCCAGGGCGTTCCTCCAGCCGCCGCCACCGGCCGGTAACGCGACCATGGTGCTGGACACCGACATGCGGTTCATCGGATGGAGCCCGGAGGCCGAGAAAATGCTGGGCTACCGCCCAGCCGAGGTTCTGGGTCAACCTGCCGGCCTGATCTTGGGAGCCCCGACCGGCACCCGTCCCCGCATCACCGGCGACAGCCTGCCGCAGAAGCCCGTGGTGTGCTCGGTGCGCCACCGTAGCGGCGATCAGGTGTCCGTGGCCCTGTCCGCCAGCCCGCTGTCCCACAGCAAGGACGGGGCAGCATGGTGTGTCACGGTGACGGACGCGGAGCTGTTGCACCGACAATCCGTCGAGCACGCCATGCTCACCGGGATCAAAAGCCAGTCACCCCTTCTACTGATCCTCTACGACACCTCCGGCAGGGTCCGCTGGTTCAACAGCGCCACGGAGAAGCAGTTCGGGATGACGCTCGCGGAGTGCTGCGGAAGATACGCAAGCGACCTCGTTCCTGAGGGCCGACTGTTCAACGAAGACGGCCTGCTCCCGATGGCCGTGGAAGAGATCGTTCAACAGGTCGTACGGACCGGAGAACCCGCAGTCGATCTCCGCTATGAGGCTCGTACGCGCCTCGTCCCGTCTCGTCAGGAGGCGTGGTCCTGCTCGTTCTTCAGGCTGCAAGACGACAGCGGAGAGCCGGTCGGGGTGTGCGAGACCAGCGTCAACGTCACCGACAGACATCTGGCTCAGCAGCGCCTGGCGCTACTGAGCCGCGCGAGCGGAAGCATCGTCAGGAGCCTCGACATCCGGCACACCGCGGGTTACTTGGTAGAGCTCGTGGTCCCCGAATTCGCGGACGTCGCTACCGTGGACCTGCTGGAACCGGTACTGAACGGACATGAGCCCGAGCCGGTTCCCGGCCGTAACGTGCCCCCCGTACTGCGCCGGGTAGCGCCTCCTTCCGACCCGACGGCCCTGGGCAACGTGGAAGCCGATGGCCTTGCCGCCGAGCGCCTGAGCTGCCTGAGGGACGCGGCAGCGGTCGCCGATCCGGCCGCCGGCACACTCATCGTTCCCTTGCAGGCCCGCGGGGTTGTCCTGGGCGTGGCCACCTTTGTGCGGGACGAATCCCGCACCCCTTTCGACCGTGAGGAGATCGCTCTCGCCGATGAACTTGTCTCCCGTACTGCGATCTGCGTGGACAACGTCCGCCGTTACGTCCTCGAGCGCGCGACTGCCCTGACGTTGCAACATGATCTTCTTCCCCGCGCTCTCCTCCCGCCGCACGGTATTGAAGTCGGGTACCGGTACCTGCCCGCAGCGGGCCCCGTCGGCGTCGGAGGGGACTGGTACGACCTGATCCCGCTCTCGGGAACACGCGTAGGACTGGTAGTGGGAGATGTCGTGGGGCACGGTATGCGGGCGGCCGCAACCATGGGGCGCCTCCGCACAACGGTCGCCGCGCTCGCAGCCCTCGACCTCGCGCCGGACGAACTGCTCGCCCGCCTGGACAACGTGGTCACCCGCGTCGGTAACCCACAGCCGACGGACTTCGAGGACGAAGACCAGGCACTGGGCGTGACCTGTCTGTACGCGATCTACGATCCGATCTCCCGGCACTGCGTCATGGCTCGCGCAGGCCACGTGCCTCCGGTGCTGGCCACTGCCGACGGAAACGCCGAACTGGTCGATCTTCCCGCGGGACCACCGCTGGGCGTGGGTGGTCTGCCCTTCGAAAGCACCGACATCGAATTGCCCGAGAGGAGCGTGCTCGCCTTGTTCACCGACGGACTCGTCGAGAACCGCACAGAGGATATCGACGCCGGGATACACGCCCTCTGCGGCGCGCTTTCGCGGCCCGTGGACGGCCCGCTGGACGAGACCTGCGACGCCGTCGTCCGCACACTGCTGCCCCAGGCGCCCGAGGACGACGCGGCCCTCATGCTGATCCGCGCCGATGCTCTTGCCGAAGACCTGGTGGCGACATGGGACCTTGACACAGAAGCCGGGGAAGTCGCCCGGGCCCGATCACTGGCCGGCGACCAATTGCTCGAGTGGGGTATCGACGAGGCCGCCCGCTTCGTCGCCGAGCTCGTCGTCAGCGAACTGGTCACCAATGCCATCCGGTATGGCGGTGCCCCGGTCCGACTTCGACTCATCCGCATGCACAGCCTCATCATCGAGGTCTCGGACGGCGGCCTCACCTCCCCCCACCTACGGCAGGCAGCGGCCGAAGACGAGGGAGGCCGGGGCCTGTTCCTGGTCGCGCAGCTGACCCAGCGCTGGGGGACTCGCTACTCGCCACCAGGCAAGACGATCTGGACCGAGGTCTCTGCCAACGGCGCCGAAGGTGCCGAGCACCTGCGCGGCTGACGCGTCCTTGGTTCTGCCGGCGGGCAGGGCCTGGCGGCCGCCGTCGGGCCTGCCGGGTCTGGCCTCGCGGGTGAGGTGTCGTCGCTGGATTCGAGTGATCTCCGTGAATTACGGTAGTGCTCGCCTGGAGGAGAGAGCGCCATGGCCGATGTGCCGGGTGGAGTCGGGCTGATCGATCGGCACGACTTGGTCGCGACCCTGGATCTCGCCGCACGGCAGCGAGTGACGATCATCTCGGCGCCCGCGGGCAGCGGGAAAACGTCTGTGTTGCGTGCCTGGGCCGCTCAGTCGGGTCAGCAGCGCCGCATCGCGTTCGTCTCGGTCCGGGGCGGCCAGAACGACGCGCAGTTGTTCTGGCTCGATCTGATCGGCGCGATCCGTGGTGCTCTGGACGAGGGGGCGGAGCCGCCGGCTGCGTCGCCGGACTTCGACGGCACTGCCATGGTGGACCGGGTGCTCTCAGAGCTCGCCGCGACCGACGATCCCGTAACGCTGATCATCGACGATCTTCATTGGCTCAGTTCGCCGGACACCCTGGAACAACTTGGGTCGCTCCTGACCCACCTGCCCCGCCGTGCTCACGCGATCCTCGCCACCCGCCGCGATCTTCCCCTCGGGCTGCACCGGCTACGTCTCACGGGAGAGCTCGTCGAGATCCGCGGCCCACGACTGCGCTTCACCGAGGCCGAGACTCGTGCGTTGCTCGTGGCGTCCGGCTTGGACCTCCCCGACCACCTCACCGCGACACTGCATGAACGGACCGAGGGCTGGGCCGCCGGCCTGCGGCTCGCGGCACTCTCCCTTGCCGGCCACCCGGATCCTGAGCGCTTCGTCGCCGAATTCTCGGGCAGCGAGCGCACGGTCGCCGAGTACCTCATGGCCGAAATGCTGGAGCGGCAGCCCAAGGACGTCCAGCGAATGCTGCTGCGCACTTCAGTGCTGGACCGCGTCAACGGCGACCTCGCGGATCTGTTGACCGACTCCACCGGCTCGGAGCGGATCCTGCTGGAACTGGAGGACGCGAACGCCTTCGTCATGTCCCTCGACCCGCAACGGAGCTGGTTCCGCTACCACCACCTGTTCGGCGGGCTCCTGAGGCTGGAACTGCGCCGGTCGCAACCCGAGGAAGTACCTGACCTGCACAGACTCGCCGCTCATTGGTTGGCGGAGCGAGCC
Proteins encoded in this window:
- a CDS encoding SDR family NAD(P)-dependent oxidoreductase, with the translated sequence MSVPQTPRMFGANTTAAEVVDGVDLHGRRAVVTGASSGIGVETARALASAGADVTLAVRDTTAGARAAARLEAELPPTSGKFTVAQLDLADRSTVSAFVADWTGPLHILVCNAGVMALPDLTRTPDGQETQFAVNHLGHFALAVGLHATLAAAEGARLVSVSSIGHLFSPVVFDDLAYRFRPYDPWTSYGQSKTANVLFAVEAAQRWADDGITANALMPGNVAGTSLARHMTGEQLSAFADTTGLALPPQKTVQQGAATSVLLAASPTVDGVTGRYFEDCAQAAPVAQRAGAVSGVARYALDPDNAARLWAVSDALVR
- a CDS encoding SpoIIE family protein phosphatase encodes the protein MVLDTDMRFIGWSPEAEKMLGYRPAEVLGQPAGLILGAPTGTRPRITGDSLPQKPVVCSVRHRSGDQVSVALSASPLSHSKDGAAWCVTVTDAELLHRQSVEHAMLTGIKSQSPLLLILYDTSGRVRWFNSATEKQFGMTLAECCGRYASDLVPEGRLFNEDGLLPMAVEEIVQQVVRTGEPAVDLRYEARTRLVPSRQEAWSCSFFRLQDDSGEPVGVCETSVNVTDRHLAQQRLALLSRASGSIVRSLDIRHTAGYLVELVVPEFADVATVDLLEPVLNGHEPEPVPGRNVPPVLRRVAPPSDPTALGNVEADGLAAERLSCLRDAAAVADPAAGTLIVPLQARGVVLGVATFVRDESRTPFDREEIALADELVSRTAICVDNVRRYVLERATALTLQHDLLPRALLPPHGIEVGYRYLPAAGPVGVGGDWYDLIPLSGTRVGLVVGDVVGHGMRAAATMGRLRTTVAALAALDLAPDELLARLDNVVTRVGNPQPTDFEDEDQALGVTCLYAIYDPISRHCVMARAGHVPPVLATADGNAELVDLPAGPPLGVGGLPFESTDIELPERSVLALFTDGLVENRTEDIDAGIHALCGALSRPVDGPLDETCDAVVRTLLPQAPEDDAALMLIRADALAEDLVATWDLDTEAGEVARARSLAGDQLLEWGIDEAARFVAELVVSELVTNAIRYGGAPVRLRLIRMHSLIIEVSDGGLTSPHLRQAAAEDEGGRGLFLVAQLTQRWGTRYSPPGKTIWTEVSANGAEGAEHLRG
- a CDS encoding MBL fold metallo-hydrolase, translating into MPHLANRSRITVGATTITYVPDGYGAHNPDVLFPGVDWTTRPGHLEDGRLVLSFGSFLIRAGDRKILVDLAAGKIDVDVPGVAQLKSGALLRSLAAEGLSAGDIDTVVYTHLHLDHVGWTSDVAPLPNAPAAKSPTGLTFGRARHLMSEDEWQYWSTRTGEMGGPDAEAVLKPLDGVVEFVKSGDAIAPGVTVEATPGHTPGHLAIVVSDPSGVSSESVYIAGDILHSPAQIPDPALVFSSDVAPDQARAVRDRVLKRPDTVIAAGHFTGGVFGRVTSVGDAHVWTPVGDVPPSR
- a CDS encoding aldo/keto reductase → MEQRALGSQGLTVGVQGLGCMGMSVFYGTADEAESLATIDRALELGVTLLDTAESYGPFVNEQLLGKALAGRREAAVVATKTGVEISDDGQMGDLNGRPEYVRRALERSLRHLGMEYVDLYYLHRIDPKVPVEETVGALAELVTEGKVRHIGVCEASASTIRRAHAVHPLTAVQTEYSLFERGIEQDQVLSTLKELGIGLVAYSPLGRGFLSGAITSPDDFAADDWRRTDPRFQGENFGRNLDVVREVRRLASAKDITPSQLALAWVQQQGAVGIPGTKRRPYLEENVAATAVTLTAEDIAAIEAVAPHGVVSGDRYAPEFMGTLNG
- a CDS encoding epimerase, translated to MNVTVFGASGMIGHGVLRACLLDPAVTRVQVVARSPLGISHPKLQEVIHQDFTDLSPITGQLAGQDACFYCLGVSSAGRGEAEYTRITYDYTLAAARAVAASNPAVTFTYVSGEGTDSSEQGRVMWARVKGRTENALLAMPMNAYMFRPGYIHPRNGAVSRTPSYRVLYTLTSWLYPLLHRLSPGHTTTTEHIGRAMLAVTRPGVVEQRILYSRDINRLGGESGASATKSA
- a CDS encoding discoidin domain-containing protein translates to MRVPEPGHGDPATDRLRSVETLPDADLVERMRGRVAVAMPAAQEFRRRHFPAVLAYARLCSRSSGAAAELAARAFTLAIRGIRRGINAPGAWRHRLLVLVQQSAVSWSSDSRRGQLAPGLVACIEAAGSPLRIRPLRRPIGTRPQDAAMLEAFHSLPERTRGVLWHALIEDESDAEVAVLLGVEASAVDMLRASAHKAIRRAYLNAHLKRNGSQTCGRFQRLIEAATEPGDLRRSLDLEQHMSVCSCCTLAVAQLFRVNQDPRGALADALLGWGSAAYLATAPTHVRPECQTPRSDAVTAPAAMTAALPAAAHSPRLERRTAAPVRRGRRVVSAVAVVAAVVAAGVAVLPDDNRQPDQIAQPVQPPRMTVAITSLPTTRATSTPSSHPSTTASSTPIPTPTSTPTSQHPSPSFSPRPRSDVNLAIHKTATGSSHTQTYVPSNAVDGDVRTYWESANHSFPQWFEIDLGSAADVRRLVMALPPLADWNARRQTVAVEGSANGHEWRTVAPATPHFFDAAQGNTVTVPLAPQTRLRYLRLTFTANTGWPAAQLSELQLFTS
- a CDS encoding low temperature requirement protein A, whose translation is MSSQHEAWARLRRQLWQPPRAHGQQPQHRVVGPLELFYDLIVVVLVGQAAHHFAGHLTWHGLGEFATVFALVWIAWLNGTLHHDLHGYDDARGRIMFLLQILVLVPLGAFIPEAGGERGGAFAVSAGVLFAVLALVWFLAGRGGPVEFRTSSRMYVTATAACAVVLAGSAFLPAEDRVLAWALLAVAYLLGFAAVIAKVPPAQAAALTVTDALTERFGLLLIIVLGETVLGVVDGLAEVPTSVMGIAVGLVAVVVGFGAWWTYFDFAGHRQPRRTRVATVQWMILHLPLTAAVTAMGAAMVTLVEHAHDDRTPPATAWVLCVGVGVVLCTTMLLATSLKVWERDRGLYRPLAYLSVASSLVALALGAARPAPLILGLALVLLLGIPWMFAIAHRLTQAESAAA